A region of Anopheles merus strain MAF chromosome 2R, AmerM5.1, whole genome shotgun sequence DNA encodes the following proteins:
- the LOC121590807 gene encoding dynactin subunit 1 isoform X3, producing the protein MAERYLKIGQRVELTGKEVRGTIAYVGMTSFAVGKWVGVILDEAKGKNNGSIKGHQYFSCEENYGMFVRPTQLVFIDDAGNPIEDAQTPDEKPRSRLSSAKRATGRVTAGSVRSLASMPGSTQTFSAKPTASRMSLNRSTSSLGSKTQLTSPGSERASGQSSIPTPVSSIPTMVKPDRNEPLQRSHMSPPESLQTSKRASFVETGFVETLKPQFTPGQSLISPSPAPTPAPGASSTEDRIHILQLQAELEEMRKLNADLGEKLETLKQRRAEDRERLREFDKMKTQYEQLVEFKSKIMDAHSQLQRDLQRAKQEAKDAIEARDLHSEEMAELAENVELITLDKEMAEEKADTLALELETAKERIEELTLDLEILKTEMQEKVGSIGGGGVVGAGDGSAVASTYEFKQLEQQNARLRETLVRLRDLSAHEKHEIQKLEKELETKKSEVTELQRTKEKFSAKIDELEAQLGDLQEQVDAALGAEEMVEQLAEKKMELEDRVKALEEEVAELEALEEVHEQLVESNHELEMDMREELDMAHAAKREAVREKDAALETIVDRDQTILKFRELVQRLNEQCQELRERLNQESSKQQQQQQAKDTALITETIDFKQMFAESKAFTRAIDLQLRQIELTQANEHVRYLTAFMPDVFMARGGDHDAILVILLVSRIVFKSGIIVSQARERFSSVPQMDRAAILSGHEVAQFGFRSRLLHHVHNLQSIMHQFLFSMTGCKADTLLKIGAALPEMLAQEKMVDEIVDLLKANQLDENSSTDNLEKCVTFFNAMYVVLLTGEDLVNETQIVRDCTASIGAACDSIANDSNIIKILIKPGDETSDSGLLLQYILQNVENIRQQLKLVKRRLPQDVAITKCNLSMNTLRNLKRTAEALNKVMSVLFYATRQCLQLVTLDPETETSVPQEKLWEILSNGCEKVYEQDDLGPSQNVRTVLSAASTDMGQLAQYLLDHEYEIISATNAAKPEEKPVAPIILRAQAVKKQLEETKTLTATLENREAEIRQLKLAAKLKQNELSEMQIRKDLAEKKLSVLQQDHETNTTRLQKQYDEVCAKLKQKEKEFEETMDHLQSDIDSLESEKSSLRDKLKSFSSRKVDLKTTTALDISASSPYIAQELSLLKRAFKDERAERLKVQANEYRKILAGLEPLHVPQPKDERIQELEQKITRVKHDLIMSLVKGAEIPATNTVHGSVSKTILDHENQRKQQQTQIRAKAEQLACDVMQEYLSRKPHRAAKGDFASFPSNELTAAFRVNVRV; encoded by the exons ATGGCCGAACGGTATCTGAAAATTGGCCAGCGCGTCGAGCTGACCGGCAAGGAGGTGCGTGGCACGATCGCCTACGTCGGTATGACCTCCTTTGCCGTGGGCAAGTGGGTCGGCGTAATTCTGGATGAGGCGAAAGGCAAGAACAACGGATCGATAAAAGGACATCAGTATTTTTCG TGTGAAGAAAACTATGGCATGTTTGTACGCCCAACCCAGTTGGTGTTTATCGACGACGCTGGTAACCCCATCGAAGATGCACAAACGCCGGACGAAAAGCCACGATCTCGTCTGAGCAG TGCTAAGCGTGCAACTGGCAGAGTAAC CGCGGGTTCAGTCCGATCACTTGCCTCAATGCCTGGATCGACTCAAACGTTCTCGGCCAAGCCAACAGC CTCGCGGATGTCGCTCAATCGGAGCACGAGCTCGCTCGGTTCCAAGACGCAGCTTACGTCGCCGGGCAGCGAACGGGCATCCGGGCAATCCTCCATTCCGACGCCCGTTTCCTCGATCCCGACGATGGTGAAACCGGACCGCAATGAGCCGCTGCAACGGTCGCACATGAGCCCCCCGGAATCGCTACAAACGTCCAAACGGGCATCGTTCGTGGAGACGGGCTTTGTGGAAACGCTGAAACCGCAGTTCACCCCGGGCCAATCGCTCATCTCACCATCGCCGGCACCGACACCGGCACCGGGAGCGTCCTCTACCGAGGATCGCATTCACATCCTGCAGCTGCAGGCAGAGCTGGAAGAGATGCGCAAGCTAAACGCAGACCTGGGCGAAAAGCTGGAAACGTTGAAGCAGCGCCGCGCGGAAGATCGCGAACGCTTGCGGGAGTTCGACAAGATGAAAACGCAGTACGAGCAGTTGGTGGAGTTTAAGAGCAAAATCATGGACGCCCATTCCCAGCTGCAGCGCGATCTGCAGCGTGCCAAGCAGGAAGCGAAGGACGCGATCGAGGCGCGCGATCTGCACAGCGAAGAGATGGCCGAGCTGGCCGAAAACGTGGAGCTGATCACGCTGGATAAGGAGATGGCGGAGGAGAAGGCGGACACGTTGGCGCTCGAGCTGGAAACGGCCAAGGAGCGCATCGAGGAGCTTACGCTCGATTTGGAAATTTTGAAAACGGAAATGCAGGAGAAGGTCGGCTCTATTGGGGGTGGAGGTGTCGTTGGCGCCGGCGACGGGTCGGCCGTGGCCTCGACGTACGAGTTCAAGCAGCTGGAGCAGCAAAACGCACGGCTGCGGGAAACGCTCGTCCGCTTGCGCGATCTGTCCGCGCACGAAAAGCACGAGATCCAGAAGCTGGAGAAGGAGCTGGAAACGAAAAAATCCGAAGTGACCGAACTGCAGCGCACgaaggaaaagttttccgCCAAAATCGACGAGCTGGAGGCCCAGCTGGGCGATCTGCAGGAGCAGGTGGATGCGGCGCTGGGCGCGGAAGAGATGGTCGAACAGCTCGCCGAAAAGAAGATGGAGCTGGAGGATAGGGTGAAGGCGCTCGAGGAGGAGGTGGCCGAGCTGGAGGCGCTCGAGGAGGTGCACGAGCAGCTGGTCGAAAGCAACCACGAGCTGGAGATGGATATGCGCGAAGAGCTGGACATGGCGCACGCGGCGAAACGGGAAGCGGTGCGCGAAAAGGACGCCGCCCTCGAGACGATTGTCGACCGCGACCAGACGATCCTGAAGTTCCGCGAGCTGGTGCAGCGGCTTAACGAGCAGTGCCAGGAGTTGCGCGAGCGGCTGAACCAGGAGTcgagcaagcagcagcagcagcagcaggccaaGGATACCGCCCTCATCACCGAGACGATCGACTTCAAGCAAATGTTCGCCGAATCGAAGGCGTTTACGCGCGCGATCGATCTGCAGCTGCGCCAGATCGAGCTGACGCAGGCGAACGAGCACGTCCGCTACCTGACCGCGTTCATGCCGGACGTGTTCATGGCACGGGGCGGCGACCACGATGCCATCCTGGTGATACTGCTCGTGTCGCGCATCGTCTTCAAGTCGGGCATCATCGTCAGCCAGGCGCGGGAACGGTTCTCGAGCGTGCCGCAGATGGACCGGGCCGCGATCCTGTCCGGCCACGAGGTGGCCCAGTTTGGGTTCCGGTCGCGCCTGCTACACCACGTGCACAACCTGCAAAGCATCATGCACCAGTTCCTGTTCAGCATGACGGGATGCAAGGCGGACACGCTGCTCAAGATCGGCGCCGCCCTGCCAGAGATGCTTGCGCAGGAAAAGATGGTGGACGAGATCGTCGATCTGCTCAAGGCTAACCAGCTGGACGAAAACTCTTCCACAGACA ATCTGGAAAAGTGTGTCACATTCTTCAACGCCATGTACGTGGTACTGCTAACCGGCGAAGATTTGGTCAACGAAACGCAAATCGTGCGCGACTGCACTGCATCCATCGGTGCGGCCTGCGACTCGATCGCAAACGATTCCAACATTATTAAGATTTTGATTAAG CCCGGCGACGAAACGAGCGATTCCGGCTTACTCCTGCAGTACATTCTGCAAAATGTGGAAAACATAAGACAGCAGCTGAAGCTCGTGAAGCGCCGTCTGCCGCAGGACGTAGCAATAACAAAGTGCAACCTGTCCATGAACACACTGCGCAACCTGAAACGCACCGCCGAAGCACTGAACAAGGTGATGAGCGTGCTGTTCTACGCCACCCGCCAATGTCTGCAGCTGGTGACGCTCGACCCGGAAACGGAGACGTCCGTGCCACAGGAAAAGCTGTGGGAAATCCTGTCCAACGGTTGCGAGAAGGTGTACGAGCAGGATGACCTAGGACCGTCGCAGAACGTGCGCACCGTGCTGAGCGCGGCCAGCACCGACATGGGCCAGCTCGCCCAGTATCTGCTCGATCACGAGTACGAAATCATCTCGGCAACGAACGCCGCCAAGCCGGAGGAGAAACCGGTCGCGCCGATCATACTGCGGGCGCAGGCCGTTAAGAAGCAGCTGGAGGAAACGAAAACGCTGACGGCAACGCTCGAGAACCGGGAGGCCGAGATACGGCAGCTGAAGCTGGCCGCGAAGCTGAAGCAGAACGAGCTGTCCGAGATGCAGATACGGAAAGATTTGGCCGAGAAGAAGCTGTCGGTGCTGCAGCAGGACCACGAGACGAACACGACGCGCCTTCAGAAGCAGTACGATGAAGTGTGCGCCAAGCTGAAACA GAAGGAGAAAGAGTTCGAGGAAACGATGGACCACCTGCAGAGCGATATCGATTCGCTGGAAAGTGAAAAGAGCAGCTTGCGCGACAAGCTGAAATCGTTCAGCTCGCGCAAGGTTGATCTCAAGACGACGACGGCGCTCGACATCTCGGCCAGCTCGCCCTACATCGCTCAGGAGCTGTCGCTGTTGAAGCGCGCCTTCAAGGATGAGCGGGCCGAGCGGCTCAAGGTGCAGGCAAATGAGTACCGCAAGATCCTGGCCGGGTTGGAGCCGCTGCACGTGCCGCAGCCGAAGGATGAGCGCATCCAGGAGCTGGAGCAGAAGATAACGCGCGTCAAGCACGATCTAATCATGTCGCTGGTGAAGGGTGCCGAAATACCGGCCACCAACACCGTGCACGGTAGCGTCTCGAAGACGATCCTGGACCACGAGAACCAgcgcaagcagcagcaaacgcagATACGGGCCAAGGCGGAACAGCTGGCGTGCGATGTGATGCAGGAATATCTCAGCAGGAAACCGCACCGGGCGGCCAAGGGTGATTTCGCCTCCTTCCCCTCAAACGAACTGACCGCCGCGTTTCGCGTGAACGTCAGGGTGTAG